GGCATAAGCCTTGCTTGACACGCGTCGCCCACCCCTTGTATCTTGATCGTGCGGGGAGAGGAACGAACCGAGAGGGATTCTTCCACGAGGCATACCGCAAGGAGGATGCGTTGGCGATCCGGACAAGAATCGCTTCCGAGGCGATCCGGACGGCCATGGGTTTGGGTCGGGCTTTGCCCCGTTCCGTGGCGCTCCGTCTATTCACAGTGGGCGGAGCGTTGTTTCAAATGGCGGAGAGGGGAGGGAGCGCGAGAACAAGAAGGAACCTCCGACTGGTCTATGGGGATGTAGAAGAGGCGGACCGGATCGCGGGTCGGGTTTACCGCGAACTGGGACGGAACGCGGTCGATCTGGCGCGGCTCGACCGGCGTGGAGATGAGGATCCCCGAGAGATCGTGGAGTTCGCGGGAATCGAACGGGTCGACGAGGCGCTCCGCTTGGGGCGAGGCGTGATCGGCGTAACAGCCCACCTGGGGAACTGGGAACTCCTCTCCGCCTGCCTCGGCAGAAGAGGGATTCCTCTTACCGTGTTGGCGAGTTCCCTCTTCGACCCGCGCCTGGACAAGCGGCTGGTGCGGCTCCGGGAGCGGCACGGTGTTCACTCCCTGTTCCGTTCCGACCCGGGATGGGCGAGGGAGGCGATGCGCGTTCTCTATCGGGGGGAGATGATCGGCCTCCTGATGGACCTCCGCTCCGGAAGCGGCGGAGTGGAAACCCGTTTTCTCGGCAGGCCGGCGCTCACCGTCGCCGGGCCTGTGCGGCTCGCCGCCGCCTCCGGAGCGACTGTGCTCCCCATGGCGTGCTGGCGCGTGAACGGGGACCGTTATCGGATCGAAGTGGACCGCCCCCTCGTTTTTCCGCGAAGGCGGCCGGTGGGGACGGAACTGGCGGAGTGGACCGAAGGCTGCTCCCGCGCACTGGAGGCTTACATCCTCCGGGCGCCGGCGCAGTGGGTGTGGATGCACGACCGATGGGGAATGGAAAACGCCTGATCGCGATCGTCCTCGCGTTGCTCCTTTCGACGCTCCGTTGCGGCGGCGGCGAGGAGGAGACGGTCGGTGAGACCGGGACGGCGCCTCTGCCCTCGCAGGAAACCAAGGTCCGCAAGTGGGTCGAGTACCGGCTCGGACGGATGGCCTGGACCTTTCGCGGCGACACGATCCGATATTACGAAGAGCCGGAGAGGGTAGAAGCGGACGGCGTCATCGTCGACTTTTATGACGAAGAGGAGCGGTACGCTTCCACTCTCACCGCGGACTGGGGCACCATCGACCGGCGGACGAGCGACATGGAGTCGCGCGGTTCGGTGGTGATCGTGAACAAGGACGGCGTTCGTTTGGAGACGGACTGGGTTCGTTGGGAGAACAAGAAAGAGCGGATCTACACGGACGCTTTCGTGACTATTTTTCGGGGGAACCAGAGGATCACGGGTTACGGAATGGAGACCGATCCCGGGCTGGAGCATACGGAGATCCGGCGGGACGTGATCGCCCGGACGGTCGAGGAGGAGGATGGGTAGCAGATCCGAAGAGAGGGGCCGGCGCTGGGAAACGCTCCGGACCGACAACCTGGTGAAGGCGTATCGCGGCCGTGAGGTGGTGCGCGGTGTTTCCATCGAGGTGCGCCGCGGCGAGGTGGTGGGCCTGTTGGGGCCCAACGGGGCGGGCAAAACCACCACCTTCTATATGATCGTCGGGATGATTCGGCCGAAGCGAGGCCACATCTTCTTGGATAACAAGGAGATAGGTGATCTCCCCATGTATCGCCGCGCCCGGCTCGGCATCGGATACCTCCCCCAGGAGTCGTCCATTTTCCGTAAGCTCACTGTGGAGCAGAACCTGCACGCCATACTGGAAACGCTCCCTCTAAACCGACAGGAACGGCATCGCCGGGCCGATCAGTTGATGGAGGAGCTGGGGATACGGAATCTCGCCCGGTCGAGAGCGTACACGCTCTCCGGAGGGGAGAGAAGGCGCGCCGAGATCAGCAGGGCGCTGACCACCGAGCCCTCCTTCCTCTTGCTGGATGAGCCCTTCGCCGGGATCGATCCGATCGCGGTACAGGACATCCAGGAGATCATCGCCGGGCTGCGCGATCGAGGTTTGGGCGTGCTCATCACGGACCACAATGTTCGTGAAACGCTGTCGATCACGAATCGCGCCTACATCATGTATGAAGGACAGGTGCTCCTGTCGGGGAGCGCCCACGATTTGGCGGAGAGCCGCGAGGCCCGGGAGATTTATCTGGGCGAGCGGTTCCGTTTGTAGCGGGAGACGGACCCAATGGAAATGAAGGCGGGACTCCAGCTCCGGATGCTGCAGACGCAG
The genomic region above belongs to Candidatus Eisenbacteria bacterium and contains:
- the lptC gene encoding LPS export ABC transporter periplasmic protein LptC gives rise to the protein MGNGKRLIAIVLALLLSTLRCGGGEEETVGETGTAPLPSQETKVRKWVEYRLGRMAWTFRGDTIRYYEEPERVEADGVIVDFYDEEERYASTLTADWGTIDRRTSDMESRGSVVIVNKDGVRLETDWVRWENKKERIYTDAFVTIFRGNQRITGYGMETDPGLEHTEIRRDVIARTVEEEDG
- the lptB gene encoding LPS export ABC transporter ATP-binding protein is translated as MGSRSEERGRRWETLRTDNLVKAYRGREVVRGVSIEVRRGEVVGLLGPNGAGKTTTFYMIVGMIRPKRGHIFLDNKEIGDLPMYRRARLGIGYLPQESSIFRKLTVEQNLHAILETLPLNRQERHRRADQLMEELGIRNLARSRAYTLSGGERRRAEISRALTTEPSFLLLDEPFAGIDPIAVQDIQEIIAGLRDRGLGVLITDHNVRETLSITNRAYIMYEGQVLLSGSAHDLAESREAREIYLGERFRL
- a CDS encoding lysophospholipid acyltransferase family protein → MAIRTRIASEAIRTAMGLGRALPRSVALRLFTVGGALFQMAERGGSARTRRNLRLVYGDVEEADRIAGRVYRELGRNAVDLARLDRRGDEDPREIVEFAGIERVDEALRLGRGVIGVTAHLGNWELLSACLGRRGIPLTVLASSLFDPRLDKRLVRLRERHGVHSLFRSDPGWAREAMRVLYRGEMIGLLMDLRSGSGGVETRFLGRPALTVAGPVRLAAASGATVLPMACWRVNGDRYRIEVDRPLVFPRRRPVGTELAEWTEGCSRALEAYILRAPAQWVWMHDRWGMENA